A window of Hymenobacter aerilatus contains these coding sequences:
- a CDS encoding SprB repeat-containing protein, with the protein MLIDLKIVYTFYESWRDPQDDRISEDRYWGATWRFDTVTRKVVYQERGTNYARWTGEGAQDDYPLDYYRPTDKEVFAFTEGDKRYAYFHDGEGDVVLQEAGIFVDFDVVQATCFGGNTASIVLAVSGTDGPYTYQWADGPTTKDRSLVKGGVQYTVTVTDVPTGMRKTVRIDAGQNPRIEVLVRKTDNNLVLEVSGGVAPYTYAWEDGATTAAREGLAPGIYQCEITDAVGCSQTVDVTIEGFRFYWSGNPITLSLDAGSEYRDDPATKPDLTFLCEVWLEEVYGSGVFVQIGTVLEQPADRDGRTVFQVEELLDAYLDYYVPAVWQATITQATPLFRRFYLQYAEVFGEPPVRDAATVLTQNFVLRGGLSRYEGVARTYQDSYRPLVRPFLTWQPNDKAVYLDQPEFLYYLVDSAVTEFELRLRVRYDDDSTEERTVATQEGVARFEVYCLPAGFQQLGLADTEERHVVGWEVWVSSTTGTAQTETRRYQLDRRPVRQRRYLVYANSLGGMDTVAMTGEGQLDAEVVGEEVERSPVPFPDPLLDDQLVLDRTLRPVLKLAGGVRDNSREWLAAQQELLLSRRVLLLTGPRWQPVVVKAQTTTIRKEGENVQTLELVLQLPRERFYTPRLGATAVTRHDLLLP; encoded by the coding sequence ATGCTCATCGACTTAAAAATTGTCTATACGTTCTATGAGTCGTGGCGCGACCCACAGGACGACCGCATTTCGGAGGACCGCTACTGGGGAGCAACCTGGCGGTTCGATACGGTTACCCGCAAGGTTGTGTACCAGGAGCGGGGCACCAATTACGCCCGCTGGACGGGCGAGGGCGCGCAGGATGACTATCCTCTGGACTACTACCGGCCAACGGATAAGGAAGTGTTTGCCTTTACGGAGGGCGATAAGCGCTACGCCTATTTCCACGACGGAGAGGGCGACGTAGTCTTGCAGGAAGCCGGCATCTTTGTGGATTTCGACGTGGTGCAGGCCACGTGCTTCGGGGGCAACACGGCCAGCATCGTGCTGGCCGTTTCCGGCACGGACGGCCCCTACACCTACCAGTGGGCGGATGGCCCGACCACCAAGGACCGGAGCCTGGTGAAAGGTGGCGTGCAGTACACGGTGACCGTGACCGACGTGCCCACCGGCATGCGGAAAACGGTCCGGATCGATGCGGGCCAGAATCCGCGCATCGAGGTGCTCGTGCGCAAGACCGACAACAACCTGGTGCTGGAGGTGAGTGGGGGCGTGGCGCCCTACACCTACGCCTGGGAGGATGGGGCCACCACGGCCGCCCGCGAGGGCCTGGCGCCGGGCATTTACCAGTGCGAGATTACCGATGCGGTGGGCTGCTCGCAGACCGTGGACGTGACCATCGAAGGTTTCCGCTTCTACTGGAGCGGCAACCCCATTACGCTCTCGCTCGATGCCGGCAGCGAGTACCGCGACGACCCTGCCACCAAGCCCGACCTGACGTTCCTGTGCGAGGTATGGCTGGAGGAAGTGTACGGCAGCGGAGTATTCGTGCAAATCGGCACCGTGCTCGAGCAGCCCGCCGACCGCGACGGCCGCACCGTGTTTCAGGTGGAAGAGTTGCTCGACGCCTACCTCGACTACTACGTGCCGGCCGTATGGCAGGCTACCATCACGCAGGCCACGCCGCTGTTTCGCCGCTTCTACCTGCAATATGCCGAGGTGTTCGGCGAACCACCGGTGCGCGACGCGGCGACCGTGCTGACGCAAAACTTTGTGCTGCGCGGCGGCCTGAGCCGCTACGAGGGTGTGGCTCGCACCTACCAGGATAGCTACCGACCGCTGGTGCGGCCCTTCCTGACGTGGCAGCCCAACGACAAGGCCGTTTACCTGGATCAGCCTGAATTTCTCTACTACCTGGTCGACTCGGCCGTCACCGAGTTCGAGCTGCGCCTGCGCGTGCGCTACGACGACGACTCCACCGAGGAGCGCACCGTGGCCACGCAGGAAGGCGTGGCCCGCTTCGAGGTGTACTGCCTGCCCGCTGGCTTTCAGCAGCTGGGCCTGGCCGACACCGAGGAGCGCCACGTGGTGGGCTGGGAGGTGTGGGTGAGTTCTACCACCGGTACGGCCCAGACCGAAACCCGCCGCTACCAGCTCGACCGGCGCCCGGTGCGCCAGCGCCGCTACCTGGTCTATGCCAACTCGCTGGGCGGGATGGACACGGTGGCCATGACCGGCGAAGGCCAACTCGATGCCGAAGTGGTAGGCGAGGAGGTGGAACGCTCGCCGGTGCCGTTTCCGGATCCGCTGCTCGACGACCAGCTGGTGCTCGACCGTACCCTGCGGCCGGTGCTCAAGCTGGCCGGCGGCGTGCGCGACAACTCCCGCGAGTGGCTGGCCGCGCAGCAGGAGTTGCTGCTCTCGCGCCGCGTGCTGCTGCTCACTGGCCCGCGCTGGCAGCCGGTAGTCGTGAAAGCGCAGACGACGACCATCCGCAAGGAGGGCGAAAACGTGCAGACGCTGGAGCTGGTGCTGCAGTTGCCGCGGGAGCGATTTTACACCCCGCGCCTGGGGGCTACGGCCGTCACGCGCCACGATCTGCTGCTGCCATGA